In Brachybacterium saurashtrense, the genomic stretch GATCGTCGACGCCGGCGAGTTCTCCGAGTTCAAGCCCGGGTACGGCACCACGCTGGTCACCGGCTTCGCCCGCCTGCACGGCCACCGGGTGGGGATCGTGGCGAACAACGGGGTGCTGTTCAGCGAGTCCGCGCTCAAGGGCGCCCACTTCGTGCAGCTGTGCGACCAGCGCGGCATCCCGCTGGTGTTCCTGCAGAACATCTCCGGGTTCATGGTGGGCGCCGAGTACGAGCGCGGCGGCATCGCCAAGGACGGGGCGAAGATGGTCACCGCCGTGGCCTGCGCCCGCGTCCCGAAGCTCACCGTGGTGATCGGCGGCTCCTTCGGCGCCGGCACCTACTCGATGTGCGGGCGGGCCTACTCGCCGCACTTCCTGTGGCTGTGGCCCACCGCGCGCGTGTCCGTGATGGGCGGGCAGCAGGCCGCGGCCGTGCTCGCCACCGTCAAGCGGGACCGGATCGAGGCCGGCGGCGGCACCTGGAGCGCCGAGGAGGAGGCCGCGTTCCGGCGCCCCATCGAGGAGGAGTACGAGGCGCAGGGCAGCCCCTACTACTCCACCGCCCGGCTCTGGGACGACGGCATCATCGAGCCCTCCCGGACCCGCACCGTGCTGGGCCTGGCGCTCGACGTCGTCACCCGCACCCCGCTCGCCGCGCCCTCCCACGGCGTGTTCCGGATGTGAGGCCCCGATGACCAGCCCTTCCACCCTGCCCGCCGGCGCCTTCGACGCCGTGCTCATCGCCAACCGCGGCGAGATCGCCCTGCGGATCCTCCGCTCCGTGCACGCCGCCGGCCTCGCCGCGATCGCCGTGCACACCGACGAGGACGCCGCCTCCCCGCACGTGCGCGCCGCCGATCGCGCCGTGCGCGTGGACTCCTACCTGGACGGCGACCAGATCCTCGCCGCCGCCCGCACCACCGGCGCCGGCGCGATCCACCCCGGCTACGGGTTCCTCGCCGAGAACGCCGCCTTCGCCCGCGCCTGCGCCGCGGCCGGGATCGTGTTCGTGGGCCCGCCCGCCGCCGCGATCGAGACCATGGGCGACAAGATCGCCGCCCGCGCCGCCGTCACCGCCCGGGACGTGCCCGTGGTGCCCGGCCTCGCCGAGCCCGGCCTGGACGATGCCGCGCTGTGCGCCGCGGCCGCGGAGATCGGCTTCCCGCTGCTGGTCAAGCCCGCCGCCGGCGGCGGCGGCAAGGGCATGCACGCGGTGGCCGACGCCGCCGCGCTGCCCGCCGCGCTCGCCGCCGCGCGCCGCGAGGCCGCCGGCGCCTTCGGCGACGACACCCTGTTCCTGGAACGCCTGATCACCGCGCCGCGGCACATCGAGGTGCAGATCCTCGCCGACGCCCACGGCCACGTGATCCACCTGGGGGAGAGGGAGTGCTCCCTGCAGCGCCGCCACCAGAAGGTGATCGAGGAGGCGCCCAGCCCCTCCCTCACCCCCGCGCAGCGCGAACGCTTCGGGCAGGCCGCGGTGGAGGCCGCGCGGGCGGTGGACTACGTGGGCGCCGGCACCGTGGAGTTCATCGTCGCCGGCGACGCCCCCGAGGCGCCGTTCTTCCTGGAGATGAACACCCGGCTGCAGGTGGAGCACGCCGTCACCGAGGCCGTCACCGGCATCGACCTGGTCGCCGCGCAGCTCGCGATCGCCGCCGGGGTGTCGCTGTCCCTCACCCAGGAGGAGGTGCAGCTGCGCGGCCACGCGATCGAGGCCCGGATCTACGCCGAGGATCCGGACGCCGGCTTCCTGCCCACCGGCGGCACGCTCCACGCCCTCGCCCTGCCCGACGCGGCCCGGGTGGACCACGCGCTCGCCGAGGGGCTCGCGGTCTCCTCCCGCTACGACCCGATGCTCGCCAAGGTGATCACCCACGCCCCCACCCGGGCGCAGGCGCTGGGCCGGCTGGACCGGGCGCTGGCGCAGACGCACCTGCTGGGCGTGGTCACCAACACCGCCTTCCTCCGAGCGCTGCTCGCTCTGCCCGAGGTGCGCGAGGGGAGGCTGGACACCGGGCTCATCGAGCGCCGCCTCGCGGAGCTGGCCCGGCCGCCGCTGCCCGCGCACGTCCTCGCCGTCGGCGCGCTGCTGGAGCGCGAGGCGGTGACCCGTTCGCGCCCCGCCGGGCTCTGGCACGCGACCTCCGGCTGGCGCCTCGGGGCGCCGGCGCCCTACCGGGTGCGGTTCGAGGAGGCCGACGGGACCGTGCACACCATCGCCCTGGTCGACACCGCCGCCGCTGACGGCGCCGACGGCGCTGTCGCGGACGCTGCAGCGCGGGCGCGGGTCGAGAGCGGGCCGGCCGGGGCGGGGGAGGCGGCGCCCGCCGAGGAGTTCACCCTCTGCCTGCACGAGGGTGCGGTGACGATCGACGGGGTGCGCCTGCCGCTGCGGCACCACCTCAGCGAGCACACGCTCTGGGTGGGCCTGCCCGGCGAGGACCGGGAGCTGCGACGCCACCGTCCCCGCTGGGAGGCCGGCGGCGGCGCC encodes the following:
- a CDS encoding acetyl/propionyl/methylcrotonyl-CoA carboxylase subunit alpha; this encodes MTSPSTLPAGAFDAVLIANRGEIALRILRSVHAAGLAAIAVHTDEDAASPHVRAADRAVRVDSYLDGDQILAAARTTGAGAIHPGYGFLAENAAFARACAAAGIVFVGPPAAAIETMGDKIAARAAVTARDVPVVPGLAEPGLDDAALCAAAAEIGFPLLVKPAAGGGGKGMHAVADAAALPAALAAARREAAGAFGDDTLFLERLITAPRHIEVQILADAHGHVIHLGERECSLQRRHQKVIEEAPSPSLTPAQRERFGQAAVEAARAVDYVGAGTVEFIVAGDAPEAPFFLEMNTRLQVEHAVTEAVTGIDLVAAQLAIAAGVSLSLTQEEVQLRGHAIEARIYAEDPDAGFLPTGGTLHALALPDAARVDHALAEGLAVSSRYDPMLAKVITHAPTRAQALGRLDRALAQTHLLGVVTNTAFLRALLALPEVREGRLDTGLIERRLAELARPPLPAHVLAVGALLEREAVTRSRPAGLWHATSGWRLGAPAPYRVRFEEADGTVHTIALVDTAAADGADGAVADAAARARVESGPAGAGEAAPAEEFTLCLHEGAVTIDGVRLPLRHHLSEHTLWVGLPGEDRELRRHRPRWEAGGGAAAPTLDAPMPGTVTAVLVADGDPVTAGQAVLVVEAMKMEHTLLAPEPGTVRLDVAAGQRVARGEELAWVEPAEPADGPSDSVGADAAEPVGPDAADPVGPAPTDTGPAPEEARP